The Spirosoma radiotolerans genome has a window encoding:
- the eboC gene encoding UbiA-like protein EboC (EboC, a homolog the polyprenyltransferase UbiA, belongs to system of proteins involved in the trafficking of precursor metabolites to an extracytoplasmic compartment so that the biosynthesis of certain natural products, such as scytonemin, can be completed.): MKNFKALLSLTRPANLVTAVADVLAGMAIAGYFQVFDPAPAPVGWLCLATVGLYGGGVVFNDVFDAELDAVERPERPIPSGIVSKSTAALLGALLLVIGIVCSFLVNQTAGFLAIGISVASLVYDRFGKHHNWLGPVNMGLCRGLNLLLGVSILPDQVLPWAWVGIVPIAYIAAITMISRGEVHGGSPTTLRFAGILYALVIGCVAALAQRQQQLGTALPFLLLFGYYIFPPLWRAVKEPVGRNIGLAVRAGVLSLIVMNAAWVASFASFPLAMLVFCLLPLSRFLAKIFAVT; encoded by the coding sequence TTGAAAAATTTCAAAGCGCTTCTCTCCCTTACCCGCCCGGCTAACCTGGTTACGGCCGTTGCCGATGTGCTGGCGGGTATGGCTATTGCGGGTTATTTTCAGGTGTTTGACCCGGCTCCGGCGCCAGTGGGCTGGCTTTGTTTGGCCACCGTTGGATTATATGGCGGGGGGGTCGTATTCAACGATGTTTTTGATGCTGAACTGGATGCCGTCGAGCGTCCGGAACGCCCTATTCCGAGTGGAATTGTCAGTAAATCTACCGCTGCTTTATTGGGGGCTTTGCTGCTGGTCATTGGTATTGTTTGCTCATTTCTAGTCAATCAAACGGCAGGCTTCCTCGCGATTGGAATCAGTGTGGCATCGCTTGTGTATGACCGGTTTGGTAAACATCACAATTGGCTGGGTCCAGTCAACATGGGCCTCTGTCGGGGACTGAATCTGTTGCTCGGCGTCAGTATTTTGCCCGATCAGGTATTGCCCTGGGCGTGGGTCGGGATCGTACCGATCGCCTACATTGCCGCAATTACCATGATTAGTCGGGGGGAGGTGCATGGGGGGAGTCCCACTACCTTACGGTTTGCCGGTATCCTGTATGCCCTTGTCATTGGCTGTGTAGCGGCTCTGGCTCAACGGCAACAACAGTTGGGTACGGCTTTACCTTTCCTGCTTTTGTTTGGTTACTATATTTTTCCGCCACTCTGGCGGGCTGTAAAAGAACCCGTTGGGCGAAATATCGGCCTGGCAGTGCGGGCGGGGGTGCTATCGCTCATTGTCATGAATGCGGCCTGGGTGGCTTCTTTCGCGTCTTTTCCGCTGGCTATGTTGGTATTTTGCCTATTACCGCTGTCGCGGTTTCTGGCGAAAATTTTTGCCGTAACCTAA
- a CDS encoding TatD family hydrolase gives MDFMDSIRGMSFFDMHVHMTSRTTDDYQAMADAGVVALIEPAFWLGQPRTGIDSFRDYFASLVGWERFRASQFGIRHYCTIGLNSKEANQEELAEQVMEILPLFIYKEGVVGVGEIGFDDQTPAEDKYYRAQLELAKEANLPVQIHTPHRDKKQGTSRSMDIAIEHGIAPGMVIVDHNNEETVREVLDRGFWAGFTIYPFTKMGNERMVDIVKQYGPERIMINSAADWGISDPLAVPKTAALMKQRGISDEAIKLVTFTNAITAFAQSGQLSLDELTQPMGVDQSQRFNGSSILRGGQAPRVDKESTIIK, from the coding sequence ATGGATTTTATGGATTCAATTCGTGGCATGTCTTTTTTCGACATGCACGTCCACATGACCTCCCGGACCACCGACGATTATCAGGCTATGGCCGATGCGGGTGTGGTGGCCCTAATTGAACCGGCTTTCTGGTTAGGTCAGCCCCGGACAGGTATCGATTCGTTTCGCGATTATTTCGCCAGTCTGGTCGGGTGGGAGCGGTTTAGGGCTTCTCAGTTCGGTATTCGGCATTATTGCACCATTGGATTAAACTCCAAAGAAGCCAATCAGGAAGAATTAGCGGAGCAGGTTATGGAAATCCTGCCTTTATTTATCTATAAAGAAGGTGTGGTAGGCGTTGGGGAGATTGGCTTCGATGACCAGACACCCGCCGAAGATAAATATTACCGGGCTCAGCTGGAGCTTGCCAAAGAAGCCAATCTGCCGGTTCAGATTCACACCCCCCACCGCGACAAAAAGCAGGGAACCAGCCGCAGTATGGATATTGCCATCGAGCACGGTATTGCGCCCGGCATGGTGATTGTCGATCATAATAATGAGGAAACGGTGCGCGAAGTACTGGACCGGGGTTTCTGGGCAGGCTTTACCATTTATCCGTTTACGAAAATGGGAAATGAGCGGATGGTAGACATTGTAAAGCAGTATGGCCCGGAGCGGATTATGATCAACTCAGCCGCCGACTGGGGCATCAGCGACCCGCTGGCGGTGCCCAAAACGGCCGCTTTAATGAAACAGCGGGGTATTTCAGACGAGGCCATTAAGCTGGTTACCTTCACCAATGCCATCACGGCTTTTGCCCAAAGCGGGCAGCTTAGCCTCGACGAACTCACCCAGCCAATGGGTGTCGATCAAAGTCAACGCTTCAATGGCAGCTCAATCCTGCGCGGTGGACAGGCCCCACGGGTTGATAAAGAATCCACAATCATAAAATAG
- a CDS encoding DUF4136 domain-containing protein — MKTHHQRKVGKWKLGAVLLLLGVGGLTSCRENAVNDLSPADSPVYITNYDRSVNFGQYKTFSLPDSVIIESNDSYSMTQTDVSGRFVTNVANALTAKGFRRVNRGENADLGVAIIRVNNQYTGVASDPYSYYSNYWGGGFGGFGGYGYYPYYPSYYTYQVTDQYWEIQIVDLKNRPATGTTGSTQAQLNVIYDATIRGTDITDQQAVDTAVTAIFNQSPYLKATE, encoded by the coding sequence ATGAAGACGCATCATCAACGTAAAGTAGGAAAGTGGAAACTTGGGGCAGTTTTACTGCTTCTGGGCGTTGGCGGATTGACATCCTGCCGCGAAAATGCGGTCAACGACCTGAGCCCCGCCGATAGTCCAGTTTATATTACAAACTACGACCGCTCGGTTAACTTCGGCCAGTATAAAACGTTTAGTCTGCCCGACTCGGTCATCATTGAGTCGAACGATTCGTATAGCATGACTCAAACGGATGTTTCAGGCCGATTTGTAACGAATGTAGCCAATGCCCTGACAGCAAAGGGATTCCGGCGGGTAAATCGAGGTGAAAACGCCGATTTGGGGGTAGCTATTATTCGGGTCAATAACCAGTATACGGGCGTTGCCTCCGACCCTTATTCGTACTATTCGAACTACTGGGGAGGGGGATTCGGAGGCTTTGGCGGGTATGGCTATTACCCTTATTACCCGAGCTACTACACCTACCAGGTTACGGATCAATACTGGGAAATTCAGATTGTCGATCTGAAAAATCGCCCCGCAACGGGCACCACGGGCTCAACACAAGCCCAGTTAAATGTCATTTATGACGCCACTATCCGCGGCACCGACATCACCGATCAGCAAGCAGTCGACACAGCCGTGACCGCTATTTTTAACCAATCGCCTTATTTGAAGGCCACAGAATAA
- a CDS encoding porin family protein, with the protein MKPIIAFVALMALTTTTWAQYQNDNKGNYNFPSPYQEYVTFNISARYGVAFPMGGTKGYIDKVSPTNLALDGEWLFPKRFSIGLKTGYQYNKQRLPRQVYEYDNQSISAVQTRTLSVIPAMVSLSYYFADNAAALRPYVQFAGGGAYVDYTNYFGTLADQSHGFKGAIAPAVGVKYYGKREQGLGAEIQAQYQNVFFNYDLLKNNSPSLMLSAGISYRFY; encoded by the coding sequence ATGAAACCGATCATAGCCTTCGTTGCCCTGATGGCGTTAACAACAACGACCTGGGCACAGTATCAGAACGACAATAAAGGAAACTACAATTTCCCATCGCCTTATCAGGAATATGTAACGTTCAACATTTCGGCCCGGTATGGGGTCGCTTTCCCGATGGGCGGCACTAAAGGGTATATTGATAAGGTATCGCCAACGAATCTAGCGTTGGACGGTGAATGGCTCTTTCCGAAGCGATTCTCCATTGGCCTCAAAACGGGTTACCAATACAACAAGCAGCGTCTTCCTCGTCAGGTCTACGAATATGACAATCAGTCTATTTCGGCAGTGCAAACGCGTACGCTGTCGGTCATTCCGGCCATGGTTTCCCTATCCTATTACTTTGCCGATAATGCCGCAGCCCTCCGGCCGTATGTGCAGTTTGCTGGTGGTGGTGCCTATGTGGATTACACAAACTACTTCGGAACGCTGGCCGATCAATCGCATGGTTTTAAAGGTGCGATTGCACCCGCTGTTGGTGTAAAGTATTATGGCAAGCGTGAACAGGGTTTAGGGGCTGAGATTCAGGCCCAGTACCAGAATGTTTTCTTCAACTATGACCTGTTGAAAAATAACAGCCCTTCGTTGATGCTGTCGGCCGGCATATCGTACCGGTTCTATTAG
- a CDS encoding EboA domain-containing protein — MNILTMSQTLFYLLEQQPNSEKAVSYLKQQADAFNEKQQVAVFYRVFTAIPRFVGKQPINVPADIQFALQRVRPGFTVDGWTLDRLARVWWLLQLPADNQNTYVKTISELFKAGELNELVALYSALPVLAYPEAWTFQATEGIRNNIADVQSAIMLHNPFPADYFSEAAWNQLIMKAFFTDKDVTQITGLQDRKNARLAQTLADYAAERRAAGRSLPDHIGELM; from the coding sequence ATGAATATTCTTACAATGAGTCAAACGCTGTTCTATTTGCTTGAACAGCAACCCAATTCTGAAAAGGCAGTAAGCTATCTTAAACAACAGGCCGATGCCTTCAATGAGAAGCAGCAAGTCGCTGTATTTTATCGTGTGTTTACGGCCATTCCCCGTTTCGTTGGGAAACAACCTATCAATGTACCGGCTGACATACAATTTGCGCTGCAACGGGTTCGCCCAGGATTTACAGTTGATGGCTGGACGTTAGATCGGCTGGCGCGGGTTTGGTGGCTGCTGCAACTCCCGGCTGACAATCAGAATACGTATGTGAAAACGATCAGTGAACTATTCAAAGCCGGGGAGTTGAACGAATTGGTCGCGCTTTATTCGGCGTTGCCCGTGCTGGCCTATCCCGAAGCGTGGACGTTTCAGGCCACTGAAGGTATCCGCAACAACATCGCTGATGTTCAGTCAGCGATTATGCTTCATAATCCTTTTCCTGCCGACTACTTCAGTGAAGCGGCCTGGAATCAGTTGATCATGAAAGCGTTTTTCACCGACAAGGATGTGACACAGATTACCGGCCTGCAGGATCGTAAAAACGCCCGACTTGCTCAGACGCTGGCCGATTACGCTGCCGAACGCCGGGCTGCCGGGCGTAGTTTGCCTGACCATATTGGTGAGTTGATGTAA